A genomic segment from Fundulus heteroclitus isolate FHET01 unplaced genomic scaffold, MU-UCD_Fhet_4.1 scaffold_186, whole genome shotgun sequence encodes:
- the LOC118558969 gene encoding high affinity immunoglobulin epsilon receptor subunit alpha-like, which produces MEESKLMRKLYKINSTNESEDCTIPAPSCRIDPTFERHSGEYWCENDEGEQSQALNISVTAGSVILEFTAQPVEEGSDVTLCCVNKNEQTEIADFYKDGRLLKTNYENYNLTLQKVSKSDEGFYKCSISGAGNSPESWLAVGEPAKGSDKETQPVRYLTPVIIILLCGLGSVLLVTGLILFKTRKGLINETVTDLNDTTYAVIDKPRMTNGGDAENGPGQATYASVQLTKKGTFITSVVNPQ; this is translated from the exons ATGGAGGAATCAAAACTGATGAGAAAACTTTACAAAATTAATTCAACGAATGAATCAGAGGACTGCACCATCCCAGCTCCATCCTGCAGAATTGATCCTACATTTGAAAGACACAGTGGAGAATACTGGTGTGAAAATGATGAGGGGGAACAAAGCCAAGCTCTTAACATCTCTGTTACAG CTGGTTCTGTGATCCTAGAATTTACTGCCCAACCAGTGGAGGAAGGATCTGATGTGACTCTTTGTTGTGTTAACAAGAATGAGCAGACGGAAATAGCTGACTTCTATAAAGATGGCCGCCTCCTCAAAACCAACTATGAAAACTATAACCTGACTCTTCAGAAGGTCTCCAAGTCTGATGAAGGTTTCTACAAGTGCAGCATTTCAGGAGCTGGGAACTCTCCAGAAAGCTGGCTGGCTGTTGGTGAACCAGCAAAAG GGTCTGATAAGGAGACTCAGCCAGTCCGGTATCTGACCCCAGTAATCATCATTCTGCTGTGCGGCCTTGGTTCTGTACTATTGGTTACTGGACTGATTTTATTCAAGACACGCAAAG GCTTGATAAATGAGACGGTCACAGATCTAAATGACACCACTTATGCTGTTATCGACAAACCAAGGATGACGAATG GCGGAGATGCTGAAAACGGACCAGGCCAAGCCACGTATGCTTCTGTTCAACTAACGAAGAAAGGTACTTTCATCACCTCTGTGGTCAACCCACAGTGA